One genomic window of Desulfuromonas sp. AOP6 includes the following:
- a CDS encoding chorismate mutase — protein MDIDTIREEINRLDDELLKIFNLRADLALKIGEIKKERQLPVYDPEREKRIFQRMKTMNPGPLEDEAIVRLFERVIDESRRLERIRTKGL, from the coding sequence TTGGATATCGATACCATCAGGGAAGAAATCAACCGACTGGACGACGAATTGCTGAAAATCTTCAACCTGCGCGCCGATCTGGCCCTGAAAATAGGGGAGATAAAAAAAGAACGGCAGTTGCCCGTCTATGACCCCGAACGGGAGAAGCGTATCTTCCAGCGGATGAAAACCATGAATCCGGGACCACTGGAGGATGAGGCTATTGTCCGTCTCTTTGAACGTGTCATCGACGAATCACGTCGCCTCGAACGCATTCGCACGAAAGGACTCTAG
- the nadB gene encoding L-aspartate oxidase, producing the protein MKITSDFLVIGSGIAGLSYALKVADRGTVSIITKRNISETATNLAQGGIASVFSTQDSFGAHIRDTMVAGAFLSNEEVVRIVVESGPQAIQDLIDWGVRFTKNADDTYALTREGGHSARRIFHSKDMTGYEIERALVEAVRAHPNIRIHENHIAIDLITQSKAIHRRLKPDHCLGAYVLDIDSNEVITFGARITVLATGGSGKVYLYTCNPDVATGDGVAMAYRAGATIANMEFIQFHPTTLYHPHAKSFLISEAVRGEGAILKRRDGTAFMASYHEMKDLAPRDIVARAIDNEMKTYGDDCVFLDITHRGADYIKDRFPNIYETCLSYGIDMTKEPIPVVPAAHYLCGGVKIDTFGETDVRNLFAIGEVSCSGLHGANRLASNSLLEGVVYADRAAGRSLERLADKQADFPSIDAWDSGSATNSDEEVVVAHNWDEIRRGMWNYVGIVRSTKRLTRALRRIKLIQEEIADYYWDFYVTSDLIELRNIATIAELIVLCALERKESRGLHYTIDYPETDDIHWKHDTLIRKEF; encoded by the coding sequence ATGAAAATCACGTCGGATTTCCTGGTCATCGGCAGCGGCATTGCAGGCCTTTCTTATGCATTGAAGGTGGCTGACAGGGGAACGGTTTCGATCATCACCAAACGCAACATTTCTGAAACCGCCACCAACCTGGCCCAGGGGGGAATCGCCTCGGTTTTTTCGACACAGGATTCCTTCGGCGCTCATATCCGCGATACCATGGTCGCTGGCGCCTTTCTTTCCAACGAAGAGGTTGTTCGCATTGTCGTCGAAAGCGGTCCTCAGGCCATTCAGGACCTCATCGATTGGGGGGTCCGGTTCACCAAAAATGCCGATGACACCTATGCCCTCACGCGGGAAGGCGGCCACAGTGCCCGGCGCATTTTCCATTCCAAGGACATGACCGGCTACGAAATTGAGCGTGCCCTGGTCGAAGCCGTTCGCGCTCATCCCAACATCAGGATCCATGAGAACCATATCGCCATCGACCTGATCACTCAAAGTAAGGCCATTCACCGCCGCCTGAAGCCAGACCATTGCCTGGGCGCCTACGTTCTTGATATCGACAGCAATGAAGTAATCACCTTTGGCGCCCGCATAACAGTTCTAGCTACCGGCGGCAGTGGCAAGGTCTATCTCTATACCTGCAATCCTGATGTCGCTACCGGCGATGGTGTCGCCATGGCCTATCGGGCCGGTGCCACCATTGCCAATATGGAGTTCATCCAGTTCCATCCCACTACCCTCTACCATCCACACGCCAAGTCCTTCCTCATTTCCGAAGCAGTACGCGGCGAAGGTGCGATCCTCAAACGCCGGGACGGCACCGCTTTCATGGCCTCTTATCATGAAATGAAAGACCTGGCGCCGCGGGATATCGTGGCCAGAGCCATTGACAATGAAATGAAGACCTACGGCGACGATTGTGTGTTTTTGGACATTACCCACCGGGGCGCCGATTACATCAAAGATCGTTTCCCCAATATTTACGAGACCTGCCTCTCCTATGGCATTGATATGACGAAAGAACCCATACCCGTCGTGCCGGCTGCTCATTACCTGTGTGGCGGCGTCAAGATCGACACCTTCGGCGAGACAGACGTCCGAAATCTCTTCGCCATCGGCGAAGTTTCCTGTTCCGGCCTGCATGGCGCCAACCGTCTGGCCAGCAACAGTCTCCTTGAAGGCGTCGTCTATGCCGACCGGGCCGCGGGCCGTTCATTGGAGAGGCTGGCCGACAAACAGGCAGACTTCCCCTCAATTGACGCCTGGGACTCAGGCAGCGCCACCAACAGCGACGAAGAGGTAGTCGTGGCACACAACTGGGATGAAATCAGGCGCGGCATGTGGAACTACGTCGGCATCGTCCGCTCTACCAAGCGCCTGACGCGGGCATTGCGCCGCATCAAACTGATTCAGGAGGAAATCGCCGATTACTACTGGGACTTCTATGTCACCTCGGATCTCATTGAATTGCGCAACATCGCCACCATCGCCGAACTCATCGTGCTGTGCGCCCTCGAACGCAAAGAAAGTCGGGGCCTGCATTACACCATCGACTACCCCGAAACCGACGATATTCACTGGAAGCACGACACCCTTATCCGCAAAGAATTTTAG
- a CDS encoding lytic transglycosylase domain-containing protein — MDQLYKYLVIQLSFVLALTFFGTPCQADIYRYVDADGKVHFTNTPTSSHFSFYMKEGSDTRSLKDVIKYCADLYRLEAALVQAVIKAESDFNAKAVSTKGALGLMQLLPETARDMGVRNPFDPEDNIRGGSRYLRLMLDQFNNRLDLALAAYNAGPGAVRRHGGIPPYEETRNYVERVKKYLYEYQIDRESLL; from the coding sequence ATGGATCAACTTTATAAATACCTCGTCATTCAGCTGTCATTTGTTCTGGCTCTGACCTTTTTCGGCACCCCCTGCCAGGCCGATATCTACCGATATGTCGATGCTGATGGCAAGGTCCACTTCACCAATACGCCCACCTCAAGCCATTTCAGCTTTTATATGAAAGAAGGCTCGGACACCCGTTCACTCAAAGACGTCATAAAATACTGCGCGGATCTCTACCGCCTCGAAGCAGCGCTGGTTCAAGCCGTCATCAAAGCCGAAAGTGACTTCAATGCCAAGGCGGTTTCCACCAAAGGAGCCCTCGGCCTGATGCAGCTCTTACCCGAAACAGCCCGAGATATGGGGGTCAGGAACCCCTTTGATCCGGAAGACAATATCAGAGGAGGCAGCCGTTATCTGCGTCTCATGCTCGACCAGTTCAACAACCGGCTCGACTTGGCCTTGGCCGCCTACAATGCCGGACCCGGGGCTGTACGACGGCATGGCGGCATCCCACCCTATGAAGAAACACGCAACTATGTCGAGCGGGTAAAAAAATATCTGTATGAGTATCAGATTGACAGGGAATCCCTCTTATGA
- the pgsA gene encoding CDP-diacylglycerol--glycerol-3-phosphate 3-phosphatidyltransferase: MSHAGGLLNPPNVLTLGRMAAVPLLVILLLFDGPTASLWAAIVFALASLTDWLDGYLARKWDIVTVLGKFLDPLADKLLVMAALIMMIPMGRVPAWAVFVILAREISITGLRSIASAEGIVIAASPLGKYKTIFQVVAIIGLLLHYDYFWFFGVEWNLLQVNMHNVGTFFFAVALVLTIWSGLDYLLKFFKVIAK, encoded by the coding sequence ATGAGTCATGCCGGCGGCTTGCTAAACCCTCCCAATGTCCTCACCCTGGGTCGAATGGCGGCCGTGCCGCTGCTGGTCATCCTTCTTCTTTTTGATGGCCCGACTGCCAGTTTGTGGGCTGCCATCGTCTTTGCGCTGGCTTCGCTTACAGACTGGCTTGACGGCTACCTGGCCCGTAAGTGGGATATCGTCACTGTCCTCGGTAAATTTCTTGATCCCTTGGCAGATAAACTCCTTGTGATGGCGGCCCTGATCATGATGATTCCCATGGGGCGAGTTCCCGCCTGGGCCGTCTTTGTTATTCTGGCCCGAGAAATCAGCATTACCGGGCTGCGTTCCATTGCCTCGGCAGAGGGGATTGTCATTGCGGCAAGCCCGCTGGGAAAGTACAAGACCATATTCCAGGTGGTGGCTATCATCGGCTTGCTGCTGCACTATGACTATTTCTGGTTTTTCGGGGTGGAATGGAACCTTCTGCAGGTCAATATGCATAATGTCGGCACCTTCTTTTTTGCTGTCGCTCTGGTCCTAACCATCTGGTCTGGGCTCGACTATCTCCTTAAATTCTTTAAAGTTATTGCGAAATAA
- a CDS encoding type 1 glutamine amidotransferase domain-containing protein — MKALILSADNFEDSELLVPYYRLKEVDVEVTVASPKRGAITGKHGYEVTVDKTIDEVNPDDYAILILPGGKAPVEVRKDPKALEIARSFFAGSKPVTAICHGPQILISADLLRGRRATCYKSVADELKEAGARYEDREVVVDGNLVTSRQPSDLPAFMRETMKQLGL; from the coding sequence ATGAAGGCCTTGATTTTAAGTGCAGACAATTTTGAAGACTCTGAACTGCTGGTTCCTTATTACCGCCTGAAAGAAGTAGATGTCGAAGTGACGGTGGCTTCCCCGAAGCGGGGGGCGATCACCGGCAAGCATGGGTACGAGGTGACCGTGGACAAAACCATCGATGAAGTCAATCCTGATGACTATGCAATCCTGATCCTGCCCGGGGGGAAGGCGCCGGTGGAAGTGAGAAAAGATCCGAAAGCGCTGGAGATAGCCCGGAGCTTTTTTGCTGGCAGTAAACCGGTTACCGCCATCTGTCACGGGCCACAGATCTTGATCAGCGCCGATCTCCTGAGGGGGCGACGTGCTACCTGCTACAAGTCGGTGGCCGATGAGTTGAAAGAGGCCGGCGCGCGCTATGAGGACAGAGAGGTCGTTGTTGATGGCAATCTGGTAACGTCCCGGCAACCCTCAGATCTTCCAGCTTTCATGCGCGAAACCATGAAGCAGCTTGGACTTTAA
- a CDS encoding FAD-binding protein, with amino-acid sequence MISNEAALTAAQCRHYSMCKIDYLGTGICPAGAENHFVSYYPQGRMDLVKAVAAGQLPVTQRLVDIADTCTLCGVCDLQCHFISELRPMPVMKELKKHVEDHLAAGKPVQLEFEDKSLKSNDPLLVELQEITGPRWASNDPAITTAYYSDPCPVTIPKLPRAVVLPKSVEEVEGIVRVANKYGIPFMVRGNGSSVMGFVMTDGILIDTQRLKSMDFDTDNWCVTVGAGVSAFDLQKEAFARGFRVNVAEPAALVCANLMCSGIMSLFSTSYGTLDDGYVDAEFVNPQGDRFRLKDKKEPDLYRFAREDRPLAGICTSVQMKLYPTTADEEGFLVPVESLQEGLILVRELSIRRIGFGLGVLGADYIAAFMSPVATLARTVKDFTESMLRAPFMVMVLGDAKDRAAVQSMNRTILSNDLFRTLMLGLSNLSPASGKSHDTLADILQPLGDGDGLPLSHLLARSDLQPLVEAALEPSPETHASVVPEDLRIAYTRLYERPEMTDLVWLNMFRILSSRMGREKHLLPLILYVPLDKPGVIGVLVSGFKRIADSFNLKNDFGFVSPLDLGKRAFLEYDFYLDQNDPDEIQRSRMALGEAAALIEKTSATVTGVQWIRYTLNQGCCRKENLLYSL; translated from the coding sequence ATGATTTCAAACGAGGCCGCTCTTACCGCCGCTCAGTGCCGTCACTATTCCATGTGCAAGATCGACTATCTTGGAACAGGAATTTGTCCGGCGGGGGCTGAAAACCATTTCGTCTCGTATTATCCGCAGGGACGTATGGACCTTGTCAAGGCCGTCGCGGCCGGACAACTTCCGGTGACGCAACGTCTCGTGGATATTGCCGATACATGCACCCTTTGCGGAGTCTGTGATTTGCAGTGTCATTTTATCTCTGAACTTCGTCCCATGCCGGTTATGAAAGAACTTAAAAAACATGTCGAAGACCATCTTGCGGCGGGTAAACCTGTGCAGCTGGAATTCGAGGATAAGTCGCTCAAAAGCAATGATCCCCTTCTTGTTGAACTTCAGGAAATAACCGGCCCAAGATGGGCATCCAATGACCCGGCCATCACCACCGCTTATTACTCGGACCCTTGTCCGGTGACCATTCCCAAGCTTCCCCGTGCCGTGGTCCTTCCAAAATCAGTTGAAGAAGTCGAGGGCATTGTTCGTGTCGCTAACAAGTACGGCATCCCATTCATGGTTCGCGGCAACGGCTCCAGTGTCATGGGGTTTGTCATGACCGATGGCATCTTGATTGACACCCAGCGGCTGAAAAGCATGGACTTCGACACAGACAACTGGTGTGTCACCGTGGGGGCCGGCGTTTCCGCCTTCGATCTTCAGAAAGAAGCCTTTGCCAGGGGATTCCGGGTCAACGTGGCTGAACCGGCGGCTTTGGTTTGCGCCAATCTCATGTGCTCCGGGATCATGTCCCTTTTCAGCACCAGCTACGGGACACTCGATGATGGCTATGTGGATGCCGAATTCGTCAATCCGCAAGGTGATCGCTTCAGACTCAAAGACAAAAAAGAACCGGATCTGTATCGTTTTGCCCGGGAAGACCGCCCCTTGGCCGGTATTTGCACTTCCGTCCAGATGAAGTTGTATCCGACGACAGCGGACGAGGAGGGATTCCTGGTTCCGGTGGAGAGCCTTCAGGAAGGCTTGATCCTGGTTCGGGAATTGTCCATCCGGAGAATCGGCTTCGGGCTTGGGGTGCTGGGAGCCGATTATATCGCTGCTTTCATGTCACCAGTCGCCACGCTGGCCCGCACTGTGAAGGATTTCACCGAAAGTATGCTTCGGGCCCCTTTCATGGTGATGGTTCTGGGGGACGCCAAGGATCGTGCCGCAGTGCAAAGCATGAACCGGACTATCCTATCCAATGACCTGTTCCGCACCCTGATGCTGGGGCTGTCGAACCTTTCGCCGGCATCGGGAAAAAGTCATGATACCCTCGCCGATATTCTGCAACCCTTGGGCGACGGGGATGGACTGCCGCTCAGTCATCTTTTGGCACGCAGTGATCTGCAACCCTTGGTTGAGGCCGCGTTGGAGCCCTCACCCGAGACTCATGCCAGCGTCGTTCCCGAAGACCTTCGGATCGCCTATACGCGACTCTATGAACGGCCGGAGATGACCGATCTCGTCTGGCTCAACATGTTCCGAATTCTCAGCTCCCGGATGGGACGGGAGAAACACCTGCTCCCGTTGATTCTTTATGTCCCTCTCGACAAACCCGGAGTGATTGGCGTCCTTGTGAGTGGATTCAAACGGATCGCTGATTCCTTCAATTTGAAGAATGACTTTGGTTTTGTCTCACCCCTTGATCTAGGCAAGCGTGCTTTTCTGGAATATGACTTCTACCTTGATCAAAACGATCCGGACGAAATCCAGCGCTCCCGGATGGCACTGGGTGAAGCCGCAGCATTGATTGAAAAAACATCCGCCACGGTGACCGGTGTTCAGTGGATCCGGTACACCTTGAACCAAGGATGCTGCCGAAAGGAAAATCTCCTATATTCACTATGA
- a CDS encoding SDR family oxidoreductase, with the protein MLPKGKSPIFTMTRCRSKPEKRLLVTGATGFIGSHLAGALAEAGHSVFLLIRALNAEGTTAYDRWNRIADWLGLSPAARARIKVFVGNLDDPDLNLSLDDARFLKANIEEIVHAAGSTSFSEKKRNEIFQTNLIGLKNILSFVDRGICRHIHAISTAYVGEGTQTPCRECISPAHDFFNPYEESKHQAEILLREFCNRKGLRLSIYRPSVVYGNSLTGRTFRFNALYHPVRSIAYLRDLFKKDLLENAGTQARKMGISLDSTTQTLHMPIHFQKRQGTGVNLIPIDYCTDAILELMNVTEKEGIFHIVNTQNTPLTDLVSFAGRFLKVSGMGVDGVSAQQAQQDPTSGALDHLFLRYMEAYQPYIEDTRIFDDSRAARTLSPAGIRCPKFSYAIFEQCMTYAVESNWGRTLGL; encoded by the coding sequence ATGCTGCCGAAAGGAAAATCTCCTATATTCACTATGACGCGATGCCGCTCAAAACCGGAAAAACGTCTGCTTGTAACCGGAGCCACGGGTTTCATCGGCAGCCATCTTGCCGGCGCACTGGCGGAAGCAGGGCACTCGGTCTTTCTGTTGATCCGCGCTTTAAACGCGGAAGGCACCACAGCGTATGATCGCTGGAATCGGATTGCGGACTGGCTCGGGCTTTCCCCGGCCGCGCGTGCGCGCATTAAGGTTTTCGTCGGTAATCTGGATGATCCCGACCTGAACCTGTCTTTGGATGATGCCCGCTTCCTGAAGGCCAACATAGAGGAAATTGTTCATGCTGCAGGCAGTACGTCTTTCTCTGAAAAAAAACGCAACGAAATATTTCAAACCAATCTCATCGGACTCAAAAATATCCTTTCATTCGTGGACCGAGGTATCTGCCGCCACATTCATGCCATCAGTACGGCCTATGTAGGGGAGGGGACCCAGACCCCCTGCAGGGAGTGCATCTCTCCTGCTCACGATTTTTTCAATCCCTACGAAGAGTCCAAGCACCAGGCGGAAATTCTGCTTCGGGAATTCTGCAACCGCAAGGGCTTGCGTCTTTCTATCTATCGTCCTTCAGTCGTTTACGGGAACTCCCTCACAGGCAGGACCTTTAGGTTCAACGCCCTTTATCACCCTGTTCGTTCCATCGCCTACCTCCGTGACCTATTCAAGAAGGATCTCCTGGAAAACGCGGGCACACAGGCGAGGAAGATGGGTATCTCACTGGATTCCACCACCCAAACGCTTCACATGCCTATTCATTTCCAGAAACGGCAGGGAACGGGTGTGAACCTAATCCCGATTGATTATTGTACCGATGCCATTCTTGAACTTATGAATGTTACCGAAAAAGAAGGAATTTTTCACATCGTCAATACGCAGAACACCCCACTTACTGACCTGGTTTCATTTGCTGGAAGATTCCTCAAGGTATCGGGGATGGGTGTTGATGGTGTCTCAGCGCAACAGGCACAGCAAGACCCAACGTCAGGTGCTTTAGATCATCTTTTCCTGCGTTACATGGAAGCCTATCAGCCTTATATCGAAGATACGCGGATATTTGATGACAGCCGGGCTGCGCGTACTCTGTCGCCAGCAGGAATCCGCTGTCCGAAATTTTCCTATGCAATTTTTGAGCAGTGCATGACGTACGCGGTGGAAAGCAACTGGGGGCGAACGCTGGGGCTGTGA
- a CDS encoding TVP38/TMEM64 family protein, with translation MLKRFSIRMKSPLWSVAASILFVAALLAVLIYFDAHEQVLRLLEWFDTLGAWAPLLVILIMAVVVLLVFPGVLFTTGAGFVFGVVEGSLVVVLGTTLGATLAFLIARHLFGQRAKAFVMSRAKLQVVSEELTPHGWKIVLLTRLIPFFPSKISNYFFGLTSFSLRGFVVGSLLGFIPYSVHNVYLGSIAADITTLGARNLDRTPLQWALYGVGFIAAVVAVIFLNRLARRALSRYTDTGAIKEKPP, from the coding sequence ATGCTTAAGCGTTTCAGCATCCGCATGAAGTCACCACTATGGAGCGTTGCAGCCAGTATTCTGTTCGTCGCTGCGCTACTCGCCGTACTGATTTACTTCGACGCCCATGAACAGGTGTTGCGCCTGCTGGAATGGTTCGACACACTGGGCGCCTGGGCGCCGCTCCTGGTCATCCTGATCATGGCGGTAGTGGTACTGCTGGTCTTTCCAGGAGTGCTGTTCACCACCGGTGCTGGTTTCGTGTTCGGCGTCGTCGAAGGTTCCCTTGTTGTCGTGCTGGGAACGACCCTCGGGGCGACTCTGGCATTCCTGATCGCTCGCCATCTGTTTGGTCAGCGCGCCAAGGCATTTGTCATGTCCCGCGCCAAGCTGCAGGTGGTGAGTGAGGAACTGACGCCCCACGGCTGGAAGATCGTATTGCTGACGCGACTGATCCCATTCTTTCCCAGCAAAATCTCCAACTATTTTTTCGGTCTGACATCTTTCTCCTTGCGAGGTTTCGTCGTCGGATCGCTGCTGGGTTTCATCCCTTACTCAGTTCACAATGTCTACCTCGGCTCGATCGCTGCCGACATTACCACTCTTGGTGCGCGCAATCTGGACCGGACTCCGCTGCAATGGGCCCTTTATGGCGTCGGTTTCATTGCCGCTGTAGTCGCGGTCATCTTTTTGAACCGGCTCGCACGTCGCGCGCTGTCCCGCTATACAGATACCGGCGCCATTAAGGAAAAACCACCGTGA
- a CDS encoding glycosyltransferase — protein MNILILTNTFTPHVGGVARSVEAFTAEYRKRGHRVLIVAPEFPGMPQDEIDVVRIPAIQNFNASDFSVALPVHPQLSERIDAFDPDVVHSQHPFLLGNTALRLARHRELPLVFTHHTLYEQYTHYVPGDSPALKRFTIELATRYANLCDQVFAPSESIRDLLLDRGVNKPIAVVPTGVCLEKFARGDGESMRRELGIPVDAFVVGHLGRLAPEKNLEFLTRAVVDFINRNRRAYFLVVGTGPSEDAIREAFFSSGMEAHLHIAGVLQQQQLTDALHAMDLFAFASRSETQGMVLTEAMAAGLPVVALDAPGAREVVRDSQNGRLLSEETVTVFSAALQWVLEQPPEKLQALKQAALATAEAFSMPNSADKALACYESLKSRSITDADRDELGWEEIMKFIKTEWDVLKSVAVASEAAMGTKLFSEKDE, from the coding sequence ATGAACATCCTCATACTGACGAACACCTTCACCCCGCACGTCGGCGGCGTGGCGCGATCGGTGGAAGCGTTCACTGCGGAATACCGCAAGCGTGGACATCGGGTACTGATCGTCGCCCCGGAGTTTCCCGGCATGCCCCAGGACGAAATCGATGTCGTACGAATCCCCGCCATCCAGAATTTCAACGCCAGTGATTTTTCAGTCGCACTGCCTGTCCATCCGCAGCTCAGCGAGAGGATTGATGCTTTTGACCCTGACGTTGTACATTCTCAACACCCCTTCCTGCTCGGTAACACAGCGCTTCGCCTGGCCCGCCACCGGGAACTGCCGCTGGTTTTCACCCATCACACCCTGTATGAGCAATATACGCATTATGTCCCTGGTGACTCTCCGGCCCTGAAACGTTTTACGATTGAACTTGCCACCCGCTATGCAAACCTCTGCGACCAGGTCTTCGCCCCCAGCGAAAGCATCCGCGACCTGTTGCTGGACCGTGGCGTCAATAAACCGATTGCCGTGGTGCCCACCGGGGTCTGCCTGGAAAAGTTTGCCCGGGGAGATGGCGAGTCCATGCGTAGAGAGCTGGGAATTCCGGTGGATGCTTTCGTTGTCGGTCATCTAGGACGCCTGGCGCCTGAGAAGAACCTGGAATTTCTGACCCGGGCGGTTGTTGATTTCATCAACCGCAACAGACGGGCTTATTTTCTGGTGGTCGGGACTGGTCCGTCCGAAGACGCCATACGGGAGGCCTTTTTCAGCTCCGGCATGGAAGCGCATTTGCACATTGCCGGCGTTCTGCAGCAGCAACAGCTGACCGACGCCCTGCACGCCATGGATCTGTTCGCCTTCGCCTCGAGGAGCGAAACCCAGGGCATGGTACTCACGGAAGCCATGGCGGCCGGTCTGCCGGTCGTTGCCCTCGATGCGCCCGGTGCCCGCGAAGTGGTCAGAGACAGTCAGAATGGACGTCTACTATCGGAGGAAACAGTCACGGTATTCAGCGCCGCTCTTCAGTGGGTGCTCGAACAACCTCCGGAGAAACTGCAGGCCCTCAAGCAAGCTGCCCTTGCCACAGCCGAGGCCTTTTCCATGCCCAACTCTGCCGATAAAGCCCTGGCCTGTTATGAATCCCTTAAATCCAGGTCAATCACTGACGCAGACCGAGACGAATTGGGCTGGGAGGAGATCATGAAATTCATTAAAACAGAGTGGGATGTCCTGAAAAGTGTGGCCGTAGCGAGCGAAGCAGCCATGGGAACCAAGCTGTTTTCCGAAAAGGATGAATGA